The stretch of DNA ccccccccccccactccccaaaagAAGTCGGGGAAGAAGCAACGACTGGAAGTAGTTGAGATGACTGGCATTTATGGATGTACGGCTCTCAGTCCAACCCTCTGGAGGCGGAGGCTTGGGGAGCAAAGCACATCTAACGGGCGGCCGCTTGGAGCTTCAGCTGGATCTCCGGGTTTCCCCTCACTGTGTCCGCAGAGCTCCCTGCTTACCCCACCCAGGCGGCAGAGCTACTGCTGCAGCCTGAGCGGTAGTCCCAACAGTCACTACAGCACCTCGGCCTCTCCTGCGTCTACGTTCCGGGAAGCTCCCGCCTCTAGCTCGCTGCGCTTCTGCTAAGCGTCCCTCGGACGGAGGTGAAGGAAAAGGGGTGGAGCGGGACTGGTTTTTGCGCGCGGTGGCTGTGCGCATTTGGGTTCTTTACACGTGCGAAACACTCTCGGAATGGGGCACCCCATGCACTAGAACCTACGACTGGCGGGGTCGAAAATGGAAAACTTTGGAAAAGGAAGGCGCTCGAGTCGCCCAGCCAGAgcttggggctgcagccccggggcgTGGCTGGGAAAGTTGAGTTTTTGACCCGGAGGGCTGGCCTCCGGGCCGGAGCGCCGGCCAACCCGGACCTTAAAAGGCTGGAGCGGGCTGGGTAGGTGTGGCTTTGCCTTCCTGACCTGAGCCCGATCCCAGTCGCCGTTGTCTCCCGCAGCTGCGGCCTCTCAGCCATGGGCGCCGTTTGGTCTGCCCTGCTGGTCGGAGGAGGTCTGGCCGGAGCGCTTTTCATCTGGCTGATCCGggacaagggaaagaagggggacgcggagcaggagcaggagccggACGCCACTCCTGGGAAGGCTGTGGCTGCGGGAGGCGATCCTACTGGTGGCAGCGGACCGAGTCCCGCACCTTCCAGGCCCGAGCTGGTCACCAAACCAGGTATTCTTCTCTCCGTGTCTCGAGGGCAGATCCACCAGGGGTCTTTGAAATTCCTCCTGGACCGTCCTAGCTGCACGGTCCCTGGACCAGCTTTCCCTGCCCGGGGTAGGACCCTCCCACGCCCAGTATTTCCCACGCTGGGGAGCTCGCACTGGACAGGTTTCTCGCCCCCTAAGGAGGCCGTGGAAATGCCCTGGTGGTTCATCCTAGGGCGGCGCCCCACAGTCTGCGTCCCCAGCGCCGGGCAAATAGGGATGGACTCCACTGGGTGGCACGTGGTGCAATGCGAGTGCCGGCAGTGGCGCGGTCCCCACTCCTCCCCCGGCTTCGGAAGGTAGTGTGGAGGTTTAGGGGCACTCTGCAACCCTCTTCAGTTTCTGTTCGAGCAGGGATACTTCATCAGTGTCAACTGCATAGACTCATACCCTCCCATCCCTCACTCCATGGAAGAGCTGGGTTTGGGAACACCCGAAGAGTGAGCACCTCCCGCTCTCTGGTTGCTTCTGTCAGGGGGGCAAAGTTCAGGTTGGACTCCGGCCATTAGGCCTGCGCTGGAGCCCTGAGACTGCGCGCTGGACGCTGGGTCCGGAGCTGGCGGCCCTCGCGCGCGCACGCTCACCGCAACAGCGCAGGGCTGTCTATTCCCTAGGGAAGGGACTTAGTAAGGGTTCTTAATAGGGGACGCAACTCCGAATTGACATCCAGGTTTAAATCTCCACATTTTAGAGAGGGTATGCTAGGCAAAGTGGAAACACTGGCAGGACCAGCGTCCTTGCCGGGCGGGTTGCCCTCGCCTGGATCCAGCTTCGGTGGGAATGACATCTGGGCACTTTATTTTTAGTGGAATGCTGTTCACGTGCAGCCACATGAAAATCTGCCCCTGTGCCTTTCCTGCCATTGGTTTGGGATGAGCAGAGCGCTCATCTTCCTTTATCTGCCCTTGGGTTTTAGGTGGAAAGATTGGGGGCATTCAGAGTAATATTTGTTTCCCTCTTACTTCCAACCCTacctttaaagagaaaattaaagaccatcctcccccacccctcacccccatccaTCTCCTGGATAAGCCATTTATTGTTGGATATACGTGGACATTCTTAGCACACAGTATTGGTTCAGTGTCTGAACTAGGCAATTAGGCACTTGGTTTTAGCAGGGATGGATTTTGTGAAATGCAGCTTGATTACCGGTAAAGTCTTCACCGACTAAACTTTTTCTCCACCCAACTTGTTTCTCACGAGAACTGCctattacattgtttttatagAGCATCTTCAAGGAAGCAATGGATGTTTGGTTTCAGAGACCAAAGGCCCTGGTAGCGTGCAGGAGGCAGCATGGAGACTGCGCAGTCCTTCTGGAGAAGCTGGTGACTGTGACAATTCAAGACAGCATGTTCCTTTTGGACGGTTTCCGGACACAGAATCTATAGCTGCATCTGTGACTGGCTACTCTGGGGGTTGCTGTGAAACTTCAAGAAATGAAGGCCGCGGATCTTGTGTAGGAAAATGGGGAGTCCAGAAAGGACAAGAGACACCTGCTAACGCAGCTCCGTGTTTTGCAGAGAAGTTGCCTTCTAGCAACCTGCTCATGGACAGAGGTAAAGAGGAAGTGAGCCTTGCACGGTTGGATAGTCAGGACTCGGCTGACCAGGACTGGGAGATGGTGTCCAGGCACTCATCTTGGGGAGACATCCGTTTGGGTGGCAGTCTTGAGGATCCAATGTTAAACCCAAACCTAGGAATGGACTATGGCAAAAACACTCTTATGGAAACACGAGGTCGGGAAGTGGatgttaaaagaaaaagggaagtagCTAAGACTTCAGGGTCTCAGGAAGTTAGTGTCAGGTTCCAGGTCCATTATATCACAAGTGCTAGTGTGCAATTCATTGCAGTAACTGGAGACCACGAGAAGCTTGGGAGATGGAACGCTTACATCCCCCTCCAGTATAGTGAGGGTGGGTTCTGGTCTCGTTCTGTCTCCCTGCCAGCAGATACAGTGGTGCAATGGAAGTTTGTGGTGGTAGAGAACGGGGAAGTTACTCGCTGGGAAGAATGCAGCAATAGGTTTCTAGAGACTGGCCATGAGGATAAGTTGGTTCACAGGTGTTGGGGGATTCACTGATTCAGTTTGCAAAGTATTGAAGAAGCTGTTGCAGAATGTGGAAGAGGCTAAAGTTGTGGAACACactcaataatttaaaatgaaggaagTATAACTCCAAGTTTAACTGAGTTTGATTTACTAATGGCTTGCATCTAATGTGTAGAAGaaatatatctatttatctatgtaCCTATAGATATATAGACAGATAATGCTTACAGTGAGTACGGACTTTTTTCTGTGGCGCTGATGAATAGATTTATGCCAATCCATCCGCACTGTAGGGCTTTGTCTTCTTGGGCAGAAAGCTTGGGCAGGGGCTAAGCTTCAGCTgtgccctggtcagggagcaCAAACGCAAACCAGCTGCACAGGGTTCAAGGTCGAGCCTTTGGGTGACCAAGGGAGTGAAACAAGCTGCATTCAAAGAGCTGATTTCCTCGTGCAGCTGAAGAAATGTTCTCTTTACTACACTGtgtttaaaaatagttaacaGTGATCAGGAATATATCTGTTACTAGACGTGATTAGGGAGGCTTGATTTTACCTGCCTGGTATGGTTTGAAGGCGGCAAGTGTGTCTTCGTATTGTAATCGAAAGCTAGTGTAGGAACATCAGGAGCAGCCCCTGAGGAAAGGGGACAGGAATAGGGGTGATGTACTGCAGAGCCAGGTGGAATGAATGAGAGCTCTTAGTGGGCTGGGAGGTACAGATAGGGACACCTGACTGCAGGGAGGGACACACCCCTCCTTTACCCTTGGGGCCTTTGCAGAGCCATCTCAGGCACCAGCAGGTGGGCCGCCCGCTCCCCTCTCCTTCCATGGCTGTCTTGGGTAACCGAATTGCAACAGGACAGTGACAGAGAAGTACAGCATCTTTGCtctgagaagaaataaacatttgaactTCACTAttacaactgaaaaaaataaaacctcagttttcatatcttttttaaatgtctgaattATTTGTCTAAGTCTTGGTACCACGATAGCttagatgtaaaataaaatactaatattttcctccattaatAACAGACATGGAAGAAAGCAAATGTCAGGAGGCAGAGAAgtctgtttttccccctttgaagACAAAgtttataatatttctttcaaaactgTACCTTTGGAGGGATATTATTCATGCCTGTACTTGAAAATgaattcttacattttaaaacaacttttaaaaagtggaacatcttttggtgaaatattgtttaattttggTTATAGATGCACTTTGCAGGGAGAAAGCTTAGATCCAACTGAAAATAGTGTTAGAAAGTGCTTAAAAGAACTAATGTTTGATACGTTTTGGCCCATagcatttttatgataaattatgTTACAAGAAGTATTTAACGTTAAATATTTCTTACATACTTCATAATGAATTTAATACAGTGAGGCTGGTCTGCAGAAGGCACTCCCCATTACTGTCCAGAATGCCCAAGAATTTCTATTAGGTAAAATTAAAGGTAAAACAATTTATAATAAACATCTTTAGAGTTCTGTTattagccattttattattacctgatgaaataaaaatctttcagtaAATCCAATTGATTTGAGATATATCCATATAGGTActgttacatatttaaaattatttaaaatggaatgtgCTTAGAGTGCTAACACTGACAtttagaggagaaagaggagggttTGGTGTTTTTTGGTGGGTGTCCCTGTGCCCACCTTGGTTTATTGTCTGTGCTGCACGGGGGCTGCTGTCACAGACACCGCCATGCAAGGAGGCTGCAACTACAGCCTATTTCCTACTCACTGAGCAGCAGCAGTGGGGGCTCCTGGCAGGCGGGCAGCTCTTGCAGAGATGGTCACCCAGGCTCCTTCTGTCCTGCAATCCCCTGGGACCTCACTGTCCTCTGAACGCAGCCCATGGACAGGGAAATGGAGTCAGGGAAAACCGTAAGTGCTTACTAACACTTTTGGCCAGAAAGTGCCACATATTGCTCTGTCCACATGCCCTTAagtggaggggaggtggggctgggaaaCAGCCTCCAGCCGGGCCAAAGAACAGAGTGCAGACTTTCTGGGACAGCCAGCCTCCTGCCACCTTGTCCCTGTTGTCTTTGGCACCACTGAAACATTTTTGCATAtgttgttcctgttttgttttgttctgtttggttCACATGTGTGGTACAACAGGGTATAATAAATAGATTTAGTCATTGTCCCAGGTTCCTGGCACGGAGTTACTCAAACTCTTGGAATTTCTTGGAAGATAGGAGTACTTTTTGTTATTCAAAATGAGGCCCTTTAGATCACACCAcagtttatgctaatgaggtgattTATGGTGTAGCCCCTATAAAGCCTCTGGATTGAGCTGGTCACCTGAAAGACCTAGTGATTAGACGTTTGGAAGTCCCACCTACCAATCtctgggaaggggtggagaaCATGAGGCTAAGCTCTAAAAACCCTTGAAAACAGTAAAGTGCCCAATAAGGATTGTTTGGTCAACAATGGCCCTGGGGACCAAAttagattataatggagctgaagtTCTTATCACCTAGTGAGGTGGTGGCCACCCCAACATCCCAGCATCACTCCCGTGTTTGTGGTGGTGAGGCTGCTGTGAACAAACCCACCGCGCTGCCAATGGTACAAAAGCCTACGCATGCAGTTACTCACAGTGTATGCTCCTTGACAGTAAACGAGTGTGTTACTAGTTCACATATTACCTATACTATATGGGTTAACTGTCATTTTGGAGTGTACTCTCTTTACTTATCAAAAGTTTGCTGCAAAACAGTATGCCCTGGTGCATTGGCAGCAGCCTCATCATGTGCTTTCCAaatctcttgattgcatcattttctcttgtgcttgatttaatctcatgttgtttcACAAATTTAGTGTAGACTAGATGTGCAGTGTTCACAAAGTCTACAGTAATGTACTATGACAACCTACCTTTCCCACTCACTCACTGAGCCACCCAGAGCAACTTCTAGTCCTTCCTGCCAGGTCCATTCACCTGTAAGGGCTCTATATAGGTGCACCATTGTTTATCTTTTATATCATGTTTCCATATTTTTACTACACCTTTCCTATGTTCAGAtctgtttagatacacaaatgcTTACCACTGTGTTACAACTGCCTGCAGTATTCAATACAGTAACACACTGTACAagcttgtagcctaggagcagGAGGCTATACCACACAGCCTTGGTAGGTAGTTGGCTCTACCTCCTAAGTGTGTGAAAGTGCACTCAACAATGTTTGCACAATGACGAAATCGTCCAGCAGCACATTTCGCAGAACATGTCCTTGTTGTTAAGCAGCTCCTGACCACGAGGGGATTCCATGAGCTTCAGGTGGCAAACACATCTAGGTGCTGAGAGGGCGGCacactgggaggggctggggagcttcACGCTCCAGGTCCCCAAGCCTTGCCCTATGCAGCTCTTACACATTGCTGTTCTTGAGTTGTTTCCTTTGTGACAACAAACCAATAATAGTAACTAAAGTACTAAGTTCCATGACCCATTCTAGCAGTTACTGAAACTCAGGAATAGGTtgtaggaaaaaaaccccaatttACAACCTGTTAGTCAAAAAGTACCATTGGTCTGGGACTTTTGATTGGCAACTGAAGTGGGGGCAGTGTTAAGAGTTTGAGCCCTCAGATCTTTAGAATCTGGCATTAACTCcagatagtgtcagaactgaacCGACTTGTGGGACAGCAGCTGGTGTCCACAGAGAATGGGTTATTTGTGTTGGGAAACACTCCACATGCAAACCCCCTGGTTTATTAAAATCTGACTAAGGCAGACTGAATCCATTCAATCTGAAGAAGCTACCCACTGACTGAAGAATAACacgttttctttatttctttatagttcTTGATACATAAAAGAGACACTTTTCCAAAAGTTTCGATTGTAGGTCCCAGTGTTTTGTTACTGGCTCACACTCACCAACACTGACAGAACACACAGTGAGTTCGGGGTCACAGAAGGAACCCCTGTCAGTGTGGGGTGCTGGAGCCATTATGGGCATCACCCCCCATCTTTCACTTTCCTGTGAAAGTTGTCTGTTCAGTTGAAGAAAAATAACTATTGCCTCAGCaccagtaaaaatattaaaaaacacataattatGCCAACACATTAGTACAAATCGATACCTTATAAGTTATGAATACTTTCACAACTAGCTAGTACTGCTTGAAGTTTTACTGGGAGAACattcaagaatattttatttcaaaatagagtTTACAGGACAGGgtaacttttattaaattttcacataaaaagaaaaaagttcacgGGGCACTAATTATAGGTAATACCACAATTAATTGGGCATCATCTCTCTGTAAAGGTTAGGCAAGCAATGTATtattttagtaacattttttCCTGGTCTTTGACTTTCTGTATCCTCTTCTCTTGATTTCTGATCATTGAAGACATTGCTGAAAATGTTGATAAAACAAAGTTAGAACAGCAACATTTACTGAGGCTTTAATTCTATTATGTGCTTTTGAAAAGGTCAGCTTACTATTGTGGGATACATACATTGTGAGCTCAAGAAGTTCTTAAAAATCGCAAAGTAGCATATTTTTGAAAAGACATGGAACTAAGGATAAAtctttttcagttattttaaatggGCACGGTAATTACTACCACAGAAGTGATACACACTAATGTAAACAATGCCTTGGGCACGtgtaaagagagaggaaagtCTCTGTTCTGTCCCTTCATCTGCAGAGCCCCCTCTCAGAGGTCGTCACTGTAACCGGCCTGGTGAGCACCTTCACGTGCGTGCAGCCTACACACACACGAGTTTTCTTCTTTAcagaaatgtaaatgtaaattgttctttttttagatgttttattttataagttgtaCTGTAGCTTACTTtattcacttagcaaaatgttaacATCGCCGCAGTTCAGCACTCCATTACAGCGATGCACCAGTGTGTTAgcaaatacacttttaaaagttgctttcttagttttctttatacaCAATCTTATAGGAAATACTTCTATAAACAAACTTTTGTGCACTTGTGCAATTATTTCTTATAGAATAAATTGttagaagtggaatttctagccctggctggtgtagctcagtggattgagcgtgggcggcgaaccaaagtgtcgcaggttcgattcccagtcaaggtacatgcctgggttgtaggccatgacccccagcaaccgcacattgatgtttctctctctctctctcccccctccctctctctccctctctctctctctctctctcttccctctctaaaaataaataaataaaatttttaaaaaaagaagtggaattTTTGGGTCAAGGCATTTGTgcactttaaattttataaatgtgccCAAATTTTCTCCAAAGTATTTGTTTCATAATTTCCAAGAGACATTTCACCCAGACAATGTATGTAATATaatggtctttttattttttgaacaattATGACATGTCTCCCATCTGGACTCTTACGTGGTGGCATCATTCAGATAAACTCAGAAACGTAAGTCCCCGTGTGATAAAAATGGGACCAAGAAGTAATgcatctgcttttaaaaactcacaatAAACTTAAAATCAAACAGTTTTCCTGATATTTATATACACAAGGATCTGCAGTTATCATAAGggatttgaaattttcttttataacaatTTAGTATAGCATTAGTATAATAAAAACTGTggattttgaaattagaaattacagagatcaaatcccagctccactacTAATGTAACTTAGAACTTACTGACTGACTGTGGTTTTAtctccagtttcctcattttcaaaCGACAGGAGACTAGTGCccacctcccagggctgctgtgaggccCACACGGAAAAACGTAAGCGAAGCTCTGAGCACAGGGCTATCAGCACAGAACTGgcaaatgctcagtaaatgctacCAGCAGCTATTATTAGTAATaaggttaaatttattttataaggatttgttcttagaaaaatatttatcattcaCCTGTAACTCACTTCTCTAGAGCTAGAAAGATGGAATAACATGCATACTTCAAAATTAATCTTCCTCTGAAAAAAGGCTCCAGGATTCATGAATTTATGTCgaaaaagcataaaatgtgaCAGTCCTCCAAGGCCATGGGAACACGTCCACACCCTCCCACATCTATGGGGACGTCCACCTGGAACTCGTGCTCAAGGGTCGCCTATGGTCTGCTGGGTACAATAATTTCTCATCCAAATAGCTTTCGTTTATTTATAAGTAGTCTATCTTTTTACTTAGTGATTCATTATGTGGCACAGTGTCTGACAGCCCATGCTAATTAAAACCCTGTATAAAGCTAAAATACTGCTAGTTTGTTTTCTGGCTACTGATTGCAATTGTGTCCTGGCTGCCTCCACACAAATACTTATCTAGAGGAGAGGGCGCAGGTGACCTGCCTCAGGTCACAGAATGAACCCCGGGCTTAGTCATGGTTAAGTCCCTTATATTTTGACTAAGGTTGCTTATTCAAGATCCTGTGCAGTGGGTCAATAGGTAGGAGGCTTAAATGGAAGGGCAGTATGCTTTTGAGCAAGGAAGGTCTCACCAAATGTACACTGTACCTTGGTTCTTCATTTGTAAGTCTTCTACCAGAGTTTGCAAGCTTTCCAGTCTGTTCTGAAGCTTCCTGCACGTTTTTCCTGTGGTTTCTATTGGCTGAGACTGTGAAGCTATTAGAAAATTGCTTAGATGTGATATTAAAAGcctatttaatatatattttaaaagtcttccaATTATAGGTTAAATaatctttcctttaaaataatgaaaaccttaaaacactattttgaaataaagaagtcttttctaaatattgcaatattaatttatttgattttctttcaaatCAGTCAGATTTACTCTTATTTAACTACATTGCATTAAATGGGATGAGTGAGAGCAATACTTTAACAATACATTCTATATTATCAATGGCAACTTTTCATGCCACACCTTGGAGTTCAATGAATTTAGGATTTggaagaacaaaatttaaaactgacaCTGACAACATTCTTGAAGGTGTGTGAGGCCAAGTCCCCATTTCAGCCACCATCGCCTGAGTGAGGAGGGGCTACCAGATGGAAGAGGGTGGCCTGGGTGCTGACTTGGCCGTGGTGAACTGAGCTTAAATGTGGAGGGAGCAACTGAGGAGGGGCTAGACAACACTCAAGCTACTCTCTCATCAGTGCGGCAGCCTGATGAGAAAGTTTTGCCAGCCTCTAAAAAATTCTCAAAGGGCAATCTCAAGATTTTAATTTGACCTTAGTCTCTGATGCGACAACTTGGCCTAGGTTACCCCTTATCAAGGGGAGTGATGCCCTAGAGCGCTGGGGCTCTTTGAGTCACTGTCACATATGATGAAAAACATGTCAAGTTCAATTCGACATCTCTGTATTTAATGTCACTGATTTATCAGGAACGTATTCTAAATCAAACCTTTTTTCCTATCTGCctcagcaaaaaaagaaagaaagaacttagaatttaaaaaatgaagacattttgatAAGTTTATATGATAGATATTTGCATTTATGAAAGAACAGCCATGATTTTAGAGATTGTAAATAAGAGAAGTCACAGCATTTAAAAGAATGAGCAAAATCTTATAATAGAAAAAGTGTCATTAATCATGACAGAGAAAGAGATAATATTTACATGTAATttctatgtatatatagagagacaCAAACACAGAGACAATAGCTATTCTATTTAAATCAGACCCACTTAGTTACACAGCTAGCTATCAGAACTTGCATATAAGAACACCATGTAATATCTTATTCTGATTACAGAAAGGAACTTTCAATTCAGCAGAGCTTTAAAGGCAATTAATCTTACTATTGATATGAGATCACTCTTACCTTTAACAGAATCAGGTGAGTGAACAGATTTGGCGGATCTGTACTGTGATGGGGAGCCTATTGAATCTTCAGCTGAACTAGTTAGGAGGGAGTGAACTGGAGACTTCTTAGGAGGAGAGTGGAATGAACGAGAAGTTGAATTTTTCACAGATGGACTTACTAAAATTTTGcaagaacaaaagaacaaaagtaaaagaagagatttaattaaaaatagcacGCCACACCTCTCAAAAAGTCAAACTCACAAGAAAATGTTCCCAATgcctggggcgggggagcagAAAGGATATTCTATTGAAGACCTAAGGCTCTGGGTGGGACTGGAGGGTGCTCTACAGGGGAAAGGGCTGTGCCTTAGAAATAAAGGTCTACAGGAGCAAGACCTGCCCTTGGGGGTCTGAGGCCCAGCTTCCAATCTTCTTGAATTCCTGAATGGATCAAATCAGTCTGCGCGTGCTGGTGTCCTTAGTTGTCTACTACACGTGAGCATGAGGAAGGTAACCACCTCCTAAGCACCAAACCATCTGTACAACTTTCATATATGTTTGTCATACACTAAAAACAACCAGGTGTAGAAggagacaaaatcacatgatggaaaaccaagaaaatatataGGTAATAGATACAGACCTCCAAGGTATGGACAATGGAGGCGCAGACTATGACAGATTCAAACCTGCAAACCCACACAGGTTCTTCTTACAGAAAGGAAGTCATACCTGGACACAGCAGTTAAAACCTGCTAACAAACAACCAAACCAAGCCAAAAACGAAACCAGTCTTAAAGTGGCCAGAAggacaaaaaagacaaattacatttaaatgaGCAACAATTAAACTTAGAGCTGACTAAGTAGAGACAGTGGAAGCcataaaacaatggaatattttcaaagtgaaagaaaaatgtcaattctAAAATTCTATACTCAGCAacaaatattcttcaaaaatgagcataaaataatgacaagttcagaaaaacagaaactgacAAAATATGTCCCTAGCAGACTTTATTAAAGGAAACATTAAAGGCATAAGTGAAATGATATCAGATaggagataaaatataaatatgtaggtatattaaaatgaatatcaaccgtataaaacaatataaattatctcctgcagtatttatatttataattaaaataagtgaCAATAATTGTATGTAAGTTGGAAGGATAGTGAATAGATTTAATGTATTCTAAGGTACTCAATGTATGAGAGAAGGTAAAACACTCATTTATATTAATCTAATAAAGCAAGGATATATCTTGTATTCTCttgaataaaacaacaataaaaacataaagtgaAGTACACCTGAAGGAActgttaaatttcaaataaatgctcttttctttaaaatattagtttttaaaatatttctcacaaAGACTAAAACTtaacagtttgtttttatttaagaatattatgggtttttaaaaatattttatttatttatttttagaggtagggagagggagggagaaagagagggggagaaacatcgatgtgtggttgcgtctcacacactccccactggggacct from Phyllostomus discolor isolate MPI-MPIP mPhyDis1 chromosome 1, mPhyDis1.pri.v3, whole genome shotgun sequence encodes:
- the STBD1 gene encoding starch-binding domain-containing protein 1 isoform X2 encodes the protein MGAVWSALLVGGGLAGALFIWLIRDKGKKGDAEQEQEPDATPGKAVAAGGDPTGGSGPSPAPSRPELVTKPETKGPGSVQEAAWRLRSPSGEAGDCDNSRQHVPFGRFPDTESIAASVTGYSGGCCETSRNEGRGSCVGKWGVQKGQETPANAAPCFAEKLPSSNLLMDRGKEEVSLARLDSQDSADQDWEMVSRHSSWGDIRLGGSLEDPMLNPNLGMDYGKNTLMETRGREVDVKRKREVAKTSGSQEVSVRFQVHYITSASVQFIAVTGDHEKLGRWNAYIPLQYSEGGFWSRSVSLPADTVVQWKFVVVENGEVTRWEECSNRFLETGHEDKLVHRCWGIH
- the STBD1 gene encoding starch-binding domain-containing protein 1 isoform X1 encodes the protein MGAVWSALLVGGGLAGALFIWLIRDKGKKGDAEQEQEPDATPGKAVAAGGDPTGGSGPSPAPSRPELVTKPEHLQGSNGCLVSETKGPGSVQEAAWRLRSPSGEAGDCDNSRQHVPFGRFPDTESIAASVTGYSGGCCETSRNEGRGSCVGKWGVQKGQETPANAAPCFAEKLPSSNLLMDRGKEEVSLARLDSQDSADQDWEMVSRHSSWGDIRLGGSLEDPMLNPNLGMDYGKNTLMETRGREVDVKRKREVAKTSGSQEVSVRFQVHYITSASVQFIAVTGDHEKLGRWNAYIPLQYSEGGFWSRSVSLPADTVVQWKFVVVENGEVTRWEECSNRFLETGHEDKLVHRCWGIH